The following are encoded together in the Pedobacter steynii genome:
- a CDS encoding metallophosphoesterase has protein sequence MRIQIISDLHQEFGISDLNFENADLVILAGDTNLGTKGIEWVKKYIPNKPVIYILGNHEYYKGTYPNTLHKIIKASIDSNVTVLENNRIEFDGIRFHGATLWTDFSLFGNPVEYGMICQGKMNDYKKIRRDPSYSKLRTIDTYKIHQISKSWLEESLEESSGYKNVVITHHAPSINSVPELYKNDPVSAAYASNLEELISRYKPIYWIHGHIHTPVRYKVDQTEIVCNPHGYLNEKYNGYEKELIIEV, from the coding sequence ATGAGGATACAGATTATAAGCGACCTACATCAGGAGTTTGGGATTTCAGACTTAAACTTTGAAAATGCGGATTTAGTTATTTTAGCAGGAGATACGAATCTTGGAACAAAGGGGATTGAATGGGTTAAAAAATATATTCCGAACAAGCCTGTAATCTATATTCTTGGAAATCATGAATATTACAAGGGGACTTATCCAAATACACTTCATAAAATCATTAAGGCCTCAATTGACTCGAATGTAACAGTTCTTGAAAATAACAGAATTGAATTTGATGGAATAAGATTTCATGGGGCAACCTTATGGACTGACTTTTCTTTATTTGGGAATCCGGTTGAATATGGAATGATCTGCCAGGGGAAAATGAATGACTATAAGAAAATCCGTAGAGATCCGTCTTATTCGAAACTGAGAACGATTGATACTTATAAGATCCACCAGATTTCGAAATCCTGGCTGGAGGAAAGCCTTGAGGAATCTAGCGGTTATAAGAATGTGGTCATTACCCATCACGCACCAAGTATAAATTCAGTGCCTGAGTTGTATAAAAATGACCCAGTATCTGCTGCTTATGCTTCTAATCTTGAAGAATTGATTTCAAGATATAAACCCATATATTGGATACACGGGCATATTCATACACCTGTAAGGTATAAAGTCGATCAGACAGAAATTGTATGCAATCCACATGGATACCTTAACGAAAAGTATAATGGTTATGAAAAGGAACTAATAATTGAAGTATAG
- a CDS encoding ferritin-like domain-containing protein, whose translation METTAKTQAKKKSKASGLTGKMKDSEFHEFFVDELKDIYWAEKNLVKALPKMKKASTSPELAAAFEKHTGETQTHIETLEKVFALLEEKPVAKKCDAMAGLLEEANGVIEDTEEGTMVRDAGLILAAQKVEHYEIGTYGTLRTFAECMGHTEVMDLLQQTLDNEKATDVALTEVAVASINEAAAAE comes from the coding sequence ATGGAAACTACTGCAAAAACACAAGCAAAGAAGAAATCAAAAGCTTCTGGGTTGACTGGGAAAATGAAAGATTCAGAATTCCATGAATTTTTTGTTGATGAGTTAAAAGACATTTATTGGGCAGAGAAAAATCTGGTAAAAGCTTTGCCTAAAATGAAGAAGGCTTCTACCAGCCCGGAACTTGCAGCCGCATTTGAAAAACATACAGGAGAGACTCAGACACATATTGAAACACTGGAAAAAGTGTTTGCTTTACTGGAGGAAAAACCTGTTGCCAAGAAATGTGATGCAATGGCGGGTTTATTGGAAGAGGCCAATGGTGTAATTGAAGATACGGAAGAAGGAACGATGGTAAGAGACGCCGGATTAATCCTTGCCGCTCAGAAAGTAGAACACTATGAAATTGGTACTTATGGTACACTGCGGACATTTGCTGAATGTATGGGACATACGGAAGTAATGGATTTGCTTCAGCAAACGTTGGATAACGAGAAAGCAACAGATGTAGCTTTAACGGAAGTGGCGGTAGCTTCAATTAATGAAGCAGCTGCAGCAGAATAA
- a CDS encoding DUF6266 family protein: MAIIKKKNSNMFTGLIGPMIMATWKGILYARARPRKSAVKKEGTPGQVAARGKFRYLHQFLSPFHPFITVGFSGKAVNKTEINVAFTANYHSAVIGVYPDLSMDYPRIRISEGKLEGLIAPELSCSPSGLVEINWKTEATRGGGYNDHLMLVLYSELYKKTDGFIGHAQRSDHYCSFPIREEMQKGRVHVYVSFASQNRRLASNSQYLGVLEF; the protein is encoded by the coding sequence ATGGCAATTATTAAAAAGAAGAATTCCAACATGTTTACCGGCCTGATTGGTCCAATGATTATGGCTACCTGGAAAGGTATTTTATACGCCCGGGCCAGGCCGCGGAAAAGTGCGGTTAAGAAAGAAGGAACACCAGGTCAGGTTGCTGCCAGAGGTAAATTCCGTTATTTACACCAGTTTTTAAGCCCGTTTCATCCTTTTATCACGGTTGGGTTTTCAGGAAAAGCGGTGAATAAAACCGAAATCAATGTGGCTTTCACGGCAAATTATCATTCTGCGGTAATAGGCGTTTACCCGGACCTGAGTATGGATTATCCGAGAATCAGGATTAGTGAGGGGAAGCTGGAAGGTTTGATCGCGCCGGAGTTAAGCTGTTCTCCTTCAGGTTTGGTGGAGATCAATTGGAAAACCGAGGCTACACGAGGAGGAGGGTATAATGATCATTTGATGTTGGTTTTATACAGTGAGTTGTATAAAAAGACAGATGGGTTTATCGGACATGCACAGCGTAGTGATCATTACTGCAGTTTTCCTATTCGTGAGGAAATGCAAAAAGGACGTGTACATGTGTATGTGAGCTTCGCTTCGCAGAATCGGCGATTAGCTTCCAACAGTCAGTACCTGGGGGTTTTAGAATTTTAA
- a CDS encoding polymorphic toxin-type HINT domain-containing protein codes for MPHELEYIVDQAVCHCDKGAAPAYFTGLANQNVKINGCKACTKADKLPMANIPSFGVCSVTQSACMPAPIDWTDTYKVKVKGEETLLFKSKLPCGVGGKIEFMTSGQVPVSPEDLKKMTEENSEKEEEDGLSWWDAAEMIPFVGGVIGMVRSGTKDPTDWLGLGLSAASLVLDVAGLFSFGAGNAASAAVKGGKLARVAVKAAKAMKSVKVGAKALAVGLAKHVDDIVKAGKVCVFACFPAGTLINTWSGNKNIEDIRVGDQVWSYDEETAEVNLKTVTATFENEVDATVEIRLEGENIETTAEHPFYTRNGWKEAADLSIDDELKLKSGDWKEIKEVRFSYQKTKVYNFEVEGWHTYFVGLLALLVHNAVVCLKALAAAGVKYAKNILNGQLFDKAMREAYEYVQIKLVNGKILDVLIPGKEIISHKFTQLSEIAEKTAFGYIDEIGKKYADIMTDSRKLADQISTRDLDKVLEIPPQVKEIPQEILTHAENARVEIREISGKALEEFNKMKFW; via the coding sequence ATGCCTCACGAATTAGAATATATAGTAGACCAGGCCGTGTGTCACTGTGATAAAGGAGCTGCGCCAGCTTATTTTACCGGACTTGCCAATCAAAATGTAAAAATTAACGGTTGTAAAGCTTGTACTAAGGCTGATAAACTTCCTATGGCTAATATCCCTTCATTCGGGGTATGTAGCGTTACGCAATCTGCCTGTATGCCTGCTCCGATTGATTGGACGGATACTTACAAAGTGAAAGTAAAAGGGGAGGAAACTTTACTTTTCAAATCAAAACTTCCCTGCGGTGTAGGCGGAAAGATTGAGTTTATGACCAGTGGGCAGGTTCCTGTAAGTCCGGAAGATCTTAAAAAAATGACGGAGGAAAACAGTGAAAAAGAAGAAGAGGATGGCTTAAGCTGGTGGGACGCAGCAGAAATGATTCCCTTTGTTGGTGGGGTTATTGGAATGGTTCGTTCGGGAACAAAAGACCCTACAGATTGGCTTGGGTTAGGATTGAGTGCGGCCTCGCTGGTGCTGGATGTTGCCGGATTGTTCTCTTTTGGCGCTGGAAATGCAGCTTCTGCGGCAGTAAAAGGAGGTAAGCTTGCCAGGGTGGCCGTAAAAGCGGCAAAAGCGATGAAATCGGTAAAGGTTGGTGCAAAAGCATTGGCGGTTGGACTAGCTAAGCATGTTGACGATATTGTGAAAGCCGGAAAGGTATGTGTGTTTGCTTGTTTCCCCGCCGGTACTTTGATAAATACTTGGTCAGGAAATAAAAATATTGAAGATATCCGTGTGGGTGATCAGGTTTGGTCTTATGATGAAGAGACGGCTGAGGTAAATCTGAAAACAGTGACGGCAACGTTTGAGAATGAAGTGGATGCAACGGTGGAAATCAGACTGGAAGGCGAAAACATAGAAACCACAGCTGAACATCCTTTCTATACCCGAAATGGCTGGAAGGAAGCGGCAGATCTAAGCATCGATGACGAACTTAAACTCAAATCAGGCGATTGGAAAGAAATAAAAGAGGTGCGCTTCTCTTATCAGAAGACAAAAGTTTATAATTTTGAGGTAGAGGGCTGGCATACTTATTTTGTTGGCTTACTGGCGCTGCTGGTTCATAATGCGGTTGTTTGTTTAAAGGCTCTTGCTGCTGCTGGTGTTAAGTATGCAAAAAATATCCTCAACGGACAGTTGTTTGATAAGGCTATGCGGGAAGCTTATGAGTATGTGCAGATTAAATTAGTGAATGGTAAGATTTTAGACGTGCTGATTCCCGGAAAGGAAATTATCTCCCATAAGTTTACCCAACTTAGCGAAATCGCAGAAAAGACTGCATTTGGTTATATAGATGAGATAGGAAAAAAATATGCGGATATCATGACCGACAGTCGTAAACTTGCTGATCAGATATCTACCCGAGATTTGGATAAGGTATTGGAGATACCGCCTCAGGTAAAGGAAATACCACAGGAAATATTGACACATGCTGAGAATGCACGAGTGGAAATACGAGAGATATCTGGTAAAGCACTGGAAGAATTTAATAAAATGAAATTTTGGTAA
- a CDS encoding DUF5677 domain-containing protein, which translates to METKRETIFSRALSAGDKVQLKELSSALDCTVDLGVALLEADFATGGNELDLPPILFLKNLISNIDGISVLVENSIMEPCNVLLRTLLENFFSLEYLLEDKAGSGQRSRDFMVWDFVERRKWVKKGDVNSPEHGRLAKKFKQDKRLYDSPVMSFPMADKICERIDKGLNGETYRETWLEYERTRKIKRKTPAWYSLSNGPGSLEELAAKVGYPALYEILYRGFSSSSHGNNIVPGKISFPDGPQVNLEPLRDKTLAASTVNHCLQISNLAFRTYLKKRVPFMEKNYEEWVAYAYPYSTQLNNEVREMVKKDDQWLLDKMELNKRPPIIM; encoded by the coding sequence ATGGAAACCAAAAGAGAAACAATTTTTTCACGCGCACTTTCAGCGGGAGATAAAGTTCAATTAAAAGAACTCTCCTCTGCCCTAGACTGTACAGTGGATTTAGGGGTAGCACTGCTTGAAGCTGATTTTGCAACGGGTGGGAATGAATTGGATTTGCCACCAATACTATTTCTCAAAAATCTAATAAGCAATATCGATGGCATTTCGGTTTTAGTTGAAAACTCCATCATGGAACCTTGTAATGTGCTGCTAAGGACTTTGCTGGAAAATTTCTTTTCACTGGAATATCTGCTTGAAGATAAGGCCGGTTCAGGACAGCGTTCAAGGGATTTTATGGTTTGGGATTTTGTGGAGCGGCGCAAGTGGGTTAAAAAAGGAGATGTAAATAGTCCAGAACATGGACGGTTGGCCAAAAAATTTAAACAGGACAAACGACTTTACGATAGCCCCGTGATGTCCTTTCCTATGGCGGATAAGATCTGCGAGCGTATAGATAAGGGTTTGAACGGAGAAACCTACCGGGAGACTTGGTTGGAGTATGAAAGGACGAGGAAAATAAAAAGGAAAACCCCTGCATGGTATAGCTTATCAAATGGTCCTGGCTCACTTGAAGAACTTGCAGCCAAAGTCGGTTATCCTGCCCTTTATGAAATATTGTACCGAGGTTTTTCGTCTTCCAGCCACGGGAACAATATTGTCCCGGGCAAAATTTCTTTTCCGGACGGTCCGCAGGTCAACCTTGAACCCTTACGTGACAAAACGCTTGCGGCCTCAACAGTGAACCATTGCCTGCAGATCAGCAATTTGGCATTCCGAACCTACCTGAAGAAACGTGTACCTTTTATGGAGAAGAATTATGAAGAATGGGTGGCTTATGCGTATCCCTACAGCACGCAGCTGAACAATGAAGTGAGGGAGATGGTAAAAAAAGATGATCAATGGCTTTTGGATAAAATGGAGTTAAATAAGCGTCCTCCGATAATTATGTAG
- a CDS encoding DNA-formamidopyrimidine glycosylase family protein — protein sequence MPEGPSIVILKEQVQPLQLEGTKVLAVLGNTSIDAARMSGKTLLAFRSWGKHFLICFEGFSLRVHFMMFGTYRINERKETPVRLSLIFENAELNFYTCSLKFIEGNPDDTYDWSADVMSDQWNPRLARKKIKQKEESLICDILLDQNIFSGVGNIIKNEVLYRTRVHPLTKVNAISPVKLSALIKEARQYSFDFLEWKKAYVLKKHWLVHTKKICPLGHPIEKLYLGKTNRRTFFCSICQKPVKST from the coding sequence ATGCCAGAAGGTCCATCAATAGTTATACTTAAAGAACAAGTGCAGCCACTCCAACTCGAGGGCACTAAAGTATTGGCAGTCCTGGGTAATACCAGCATCGATGCCGCAAGAATGTCCGGCAAAACCCTGCTGGCTTTCAGGAGTTGGGGAAAGCATTTCCTAATCTGCTTTGAAGGGTTCAGCCTTCGGGTGCATTTCATGATGTTTGGTACTTACCGCATTAATGAACGTAAAGAAACCCCGGTCCGGCTGAGCCTGATCTTTGAAAATGCGGAACTTAATTTTTACACCTGTTCTTTAAAATTTATTGAAGGTAATCCGGATGATACCTACGACTGGTCTGCCGATGTCATGTCTGATCAGTGGAACCCCCGACTGGCCAGGAAGAAAATCAAACAAAAAGAAGAATCCCTGATTTGTGATATCCTGCTAGATCAAAATATATTTTCAGGTGTCGGGAACATCATTAAAAACGAAGTTCTTTACCGTACACGCGTACACCCTTTAACTAAGGTAAATGCAATTTCGCCAGTTAAACTGAGCGCACTGATCAAAGAAGCCAGGCAATATAGTTTTGATTTTCTGGAATGGAAGAAAGCATATGTCCTGAAAAAACACTGGCTGGTACACACCAAAAAGATATGCCCTCTTGGTCATCCGATAGAAAAGCTGTACCTCGGAAAGACCAACAGAAGGACTTTTTTTTGTAGCATTTGCCAGAAACCTGTTAAATCCACGTAA
- a CDS encoding PDDEXK nuclease domain-containing protein, translated as MATAKSQDKYQEFLSGLKTEIQTEQMKFVLSANSQMLRLFWWIGHAILRYRKTEGWGTKIIQRLSVDLKKAFPDFKGNSERNLKYMRAFALAYPVGLDVKSGKISWYHHVTLLDKVKGEKLRRFYMEKVIENGWSRDTLVHQISSDLHLRQGKMQHNFAKTMPAGKSELVEVFFKDPYIFDFFELPQEAIERELEAALVNHIYRFLLEMGDGFAFLGRQVQLEKGGQNYYLDLLFYHTKLHCHVIMELKTGEFKPEYVGKMNFYLSAFDEDYRSVEDGPAIGIILCKSKNKVTAEYALRDVNNPIGIAVYNLTDAMPGNLEIPYITTDAN; from the coding sequence ATGGCTACAGCTAAAAGTCAGGATAAATATCAGGAGTTTCTATCAGGTCTTAAGACTGAAATTCAAACTGAACAGATGAAGTTTGTTCTTTCTGCAAATTCACAGATGTTAAGACTATTCTGGTGGATTGGTCATGCCATTTTAAGGTATCGAAAAACTGAAGGTTGGGGCACAAAGATTATTCAGAGGCTTTCTGTTGACCTAAAGAAAGCTTTTCCTGATTTCAAAGGGAACTCAGAACGTAACCTAAAATATATGCGGGCTTTTGCCTTAGCATATCCTGTAGGTTTGGATGTTAAAAGCGGGAAAATTTCCTGGTACCATCATGTCACTTTACTCGACAAGGTAAAGGGAGAAAAATTGCGGAGGTTTTATATGGAGAAGGTAATAGAAAATGGTTGGAGCCGGGATACACTGGTCCATCAGATTTCTTCAGACCTGCATTTGAGGCAGGGTAAAATGCAACATAATTTTGCCAAAACGATGCCTGCTGGTAAAAGCGAACTGGTGGAGGTATTTTTCAAAGATCCTTATATTTTCGATTTCTTTGAACTACCTCAGGAAGCAATTGAAAGGGAGCTTGAAGCTGCCTTGGTGAATCATATTTATAGATTTCTACTGGAAATGGGCGATGGATTTGCCTTCCTGGGAAGGCAGGTTCAATTAGAGAAAGGTGGACAGAATTATTATCTGGATTTACTTTTTTATCATACTAAATTGCATTGTCACGTCATTATGGAACTCAAAACGGGAGAATTTAAACCGGAGTATGTTGGTAAAATGAATTTCTACCTTTCTGCTTTTGATGAAGATTATCGATCAGTTGAAGATGGGCCGGCAATCGGAATTATACTATGTAAAAGCAAGAATAAGGTTACAGCAGAATACGCGCTTAGGGATGTTAATAATCCGATTGGAATTGCAGTATATAATTTGACTGACGCTATGCCTGGGAATTTGGAAATACCTTATATTACAACGGATGCGAATTAA
- a CDS encoding DUF6266 family protein produces MGLITWGILGGFRKKTGAVVGAFYRGQDVIRAIPRSSTKSRTQAQQMQRSKFGLVTKYLSRFSSIIDTGYPNAGKRTKMNEAVAYHLRAAVTGTFPDYEMDHSKLFFSHGAREFAFDAKAVALPNLEVEFNWKHEGNDRKNMSANDTVTVVVYDPETEICITAESFVKRSAKKAVLQLPSMLLGNEVYCYLSVNSESKPTVSSETQFLGKVIVVM; encoded by the coding sequence ATGGGACTAATTACATGGGGAATCCTGGGTGGATTCCGAAAAAAGACAGGTGCCGTTGTTGGTGCCTTTTACAGGGGGCAGGATGTGATCCGCGCCATTCCAAGAAGTTCTACAAAAAGTAGGACCCAAGCGCAACAGATGCAGCGCTCAAAATTTGGTCTTGTTACCAAATATCTAAGTAGGTTCAGCTCCATTATTGACACGGGGTATCCAAATGCTGGTAAGCGTACTAAAATGAATGAGGCTGTTGCCTATCATCTTAGAGCGGCGGTAACTGGTACGTTTCCCGATTATGAAATGGATCATTCCAAACTATTTTTCAGTCATGGAGCACGTGAATTCGCATTCGATGCGAAAGCAGTTGCATTGCCAAATCTGGAAGTGGAGTTTAACTGGAAACATGAAGGAAATGATCGTAAAAACATGAGTGCCAATGATACGGTAACGGTTGTTGTTTACGATCCGGAAACAGAGATCTGTATCACTGCAGAGAGCTTTGTAAAACGTTCTGCAAAGAAAGCAGTATTACAACTGCCCTCCATGTTGCTAGGAAATGAAGTTTATTGTTATCTGAGTGTGAACTCTGAAAGTAAACCTACAGTATCTTCAGAAACTCAATTTTTGGGTAAGGTTATCGTAGTAATGTAA
- a CDS encoding helix-turn-helix domain-containing protein, whose product MTNFAQNLFGVTLEELNSGLLENYFQEQRLETDTLEFKSFPPQANFDAILVKIMKTICGFLNGSGGLLILGAPVKQTVGNVDFFNGVLTPVSVQKSVDWFINKCCTSISPMPIGIAVKILPSGNSFVYVFEVQESQYKPHQVDHIYYIRMDGQTRPAPHYIVQALMRQISYPDLRATLRLNAFFEHGGQTLCKLAFVIFNFSKLQNDSNYNYTITLVGGAKFLGWEANAFGDQVSVILQGAQLIHRPISNPLHYGIPHAVTYHIIIPNTDELKIMITFGAMLSPSKKSIYSLDLINVDSNNPTTTLVIEEENVLFEEKQSPDEALLFFRNNEIL is encoded by the coding sequence ATGACGAACTTCGCTCAAAACTTATTTGGTGTTACTCTAGAAGAACTGAATTCCGGCTTATTAGAGAACTATTTTCAGGAACAAAGACTTGAAACTGACACGCTTGAATTTAAGTCATTTCCACCTCAGGCAAATTTTGATGCTATACTGGTAAAAATCATGAAAACCATTTGCGGATTTTTGAACGGATCTGGTGGTTTGCTTATATTGGGTGCCCCTGTCAAACAAACGGTGGGGAACGTGGATTTTTTTAATGGTGTGCTTACACCTGTATCTGTACAAAAATCGGTGGATTGGTTTATAAATAAATGTTGCACCTCGATTTCGCCTATGCCAATTGGTATTGCAGTAAAAATATTGCCGTCAGGAAATTCCTTTGTTTATGTCTTCGAGGTCCAGGAAAGTCAATATAAGCCTCATCAAGTGGATCACATATATTACATCAGGATGGATGGGCAAACAAGACCCGCACCCCATTATATCGTTCAGGCTTTAATGAGGCAGATCTCCTATCCTGATCTAAGAGCGACATTGCGTTTAAATGCTTTCTTTGAACATGGTGGTCAGACTTTATGCAAACTTGCCTTTGTAATCTTTAATTTTTCAAAGCTTCAAAACGATTCCAACTACAACTACACCATTACATTAGTTGGCGGAGCTAAATTCTTAGGTTGGGAGGCAAATGCGTTTGGAGATCAGGTAAGCGTAATTCTGCAAGGAGCTCAACTCATTCATCGGCCAATCTCCAATCCACTTCATTATGGCATACCGCACGCGGTAACCTATCACATTATCATTCCGAATACTGATGAACTTAAAATCATGATAACCTTTGGAGCTATGCTTTCACCCAGTAAAAAATCCATCTATTCACTTGATCTCATTAATGTCGACTCCAATAATCCAACTACTACTCTTGTAATAGAAGAGGAAAATGTGCTTTTTGAAGAGAAACAATCTCCGGATGAAGCACTATTGTTTTTTAGGAACAACGAAATTCTATAA
- a CDS encoding Rpn family recombination-promoting nuclease/putative transposase, whose translation MTVTAIGSGTISRFINPLTDFGFKHLLGSEPNKDIMIEFLNAIFSGQKKIVDLVFSPTEYAGSTEMYRKVYFDLMCTGRDGDQFIIEMQCRKQEFFSDRCVYYLSRLVSEQLPKGESDWNTRLKEVYLIAILEFKFNNNDDDRYLHDIALMNKDTGKLFYDRLGFKFLELSNFDKEVHELVSDLDKWFYILKNMSRLEKIPLYLNQGIFKKLFKIAEVSKLTEEQRKLYESNLKAKWDYENSIAFASKEARTEGEEKGRQAGILIAAQKFKQTGIPPVQISETLGLSVEEIEKL comes from the coding sequence ATGACAGTTACTGCTATAGGTTCCGGTACCATATCCCGATTCATCAATCCACTTACAGATTTTGGTTTTAAACATCTTTTGGGGAGCGAACCCAATAAAGACATCATGATTGAATTTCTAAATGCTATTTTTTCTGGACAAAAGAAGATTGTGGATTTGGTTTTTAGCCCTACGGAATATGCAGGAAGCACCGAGATGTATAGGAAAGTGTATTTCGATCTGATGTGCACAGGGAGAGATGGCGATCAATTTATTATTGAAATGCAGTGCAGGAAACAGGAATTTTTTAGCGATCGATGTGTCTACTATTTATCCAGATTAGTTAGCGAGCAGCTTCCTAAAGGAGAGTCCGATTGGAATACCCGGCTTAAGGAGGTTTATTTAATCGCGATATTGGAATTCAAATTCAATAACAATGATGACGATAGATATTTGCATGATATCGCATTAATGAATAAAGATACCGGCAAACTTTTTTATGATAGGTTAGGGTTTAAATTCCTGGAATTATCTAACTTCGACAAAGAGGTACATGAATTAGTGTCAGATTTAGACAAGTGGTTTTATATTCTTAAAAACATGAGTCGGCTGGAAAAGATACCGTTATACCTCAATCAAGGAATCTTTAAAAAGTTATTTAAAATCGCAGAGGTGAGTAAATTAACAGAAGAGCAACGGAAACTTTATGAATCCAACTTAAAAGCAAAGTGGGATTATGAGAATAGTATCGCTTTTGCTAGTAAGGAGGCGAGAACTGAGGGTGAAGAGAAAGGACGGCAAGCAGGAATATTAATTGCTGCACAAAAATTCAAACAGACAGGGATACCTCCGGTTCAGATTTCGGAAACTCTTGGACTTTCGGTTGAAGAAATAGAAAAACTATAA
- a CDS encoding helix-turn-helix domain-containing protein, with protein sequence MKIMTDATAKIHQGKNVKRFRGMLGIRQEGLADQLGPEWNQKRISLIESRERIEPDLLKSIAEALKIPVQVLENFDEQAAISYFNTFTDSVFNNGIFNATNCNINPLETLVEAMQELKTVYGEIRELYTENKELYASLLLLEREKNAALQSKLT encoded by the coding sequence ATGAAGATTATGACAGATGCAACGGCTAAAATCCATCAGGGAAAGAATGTAAAACGCTTTCGTGGAATGTTAGGAATAAGACAGGAGGGCCTCGCGGATCAACTAGGGCCTGAATGGAATCAGAAGAGGATTTCTTTAATAGAATCTAGAGAAAGAATAGAACCGGATTTGTTAAAGTCGATTGCAGAAGCACTTAAAATCCCTGTACAAGTGCTCGAAAATTTTGATGAACAAGCTGCAATAAGCTATTTTAATACATTTACTGATAGTGTTTTTAATAATGGCATATTTAACGCTACAAACTGCAATATTAATCCTCTTGAAACATTAGTCGAAGCAATGCAAGAACTTAAAACTGTTTATGGAGAAATTCGAGAACTTTATACAGAAAATAAAGAGCTCTATGCCAGTTTGCTCCTTCTTGAGCGAGAAAAGAATGCAGCTCTACAATCCAAATTAACCTGA
- a CDS encoding AbiV family abortive infection protein — protein sequence MEFATPLPLENQYNSVVTCAEAAEGIHVSLLNAKELLADGQILFDNARYPRAIALAVLAIEEYGKVEKIKELLLSKQKVSSAWREVRSHKSKNYPWLFPLLKQLGLNDKDALLALTAKENNSLKFLDQLKQICFYTEAIKKEDKKGCYWWLPSEITDADLARFYLSNADIIVNDDGIMWTEGALSVYIQHNYLQDGKCFTKDQVLYYQALRDGKHITEDRFTRIIENVKRMQPPTNNVSEGSDNKTL from the coding sequence ATGGAATTTGCAACCCCACTTCCTTTAGAAAACCAGTACAATAGTGTCGTAACGTGTGCAGAGGCTGCTGAAGGTATACACGTGTCGCTCTTAAATGCTAAAGAACTTTTAGCTGATGGCCAGATTCTGTTTGACAATGCGCGTTATCCAAGGGCGATTGCGCTAGCTGTTTTAGCTATTGAGGAGTACGGAAAAGTCGAGAAGATCAAAGAACTGCTACTCAGCAAACAAAAAGTGTCCTCTGCATGGCGGGAAGTCAGAAGTCATAAATCAAAGAACTACCCGTGGCTTTTTCCATTGTTAAAACAGCTTGGGCTTAATGACAAGGATGCGCTACTAGCTTTGACTGCCAAGGAAAATAATAGCCTTAAATTTCTTGACCAACTAAAGCAAATTTGTTTTTATACCGAGGCAATAAAAAAAGAAGATAAAAAAGGTTGCTATTGGTGGCTGCCCTCTGAAATCACAGATGCAGATCTGGCTAGGTTTTATTTGTCAAATGCTGACATCATTGTAAATGACGATGGTATTATGTGGACTGAAGGTGCTTTGTCTGTGTATATCCAGCACAATTATTTACAGGATGGTAAATGCTTTACGAAAGATCAAGTATTATATTATCAAGCGTTGCGCGACGGAAAACACATCACTGAAGACCGCTTTACACGGATAATCGAAAATGTGAAAAGAATGCAGCCGCCAACGAACAATGTCAGTGAGGGTTCAGATAATAAAACATTATAG